Sequence from the Bacteroidota bacterium genome:
ATACTTCCCTTCTACTCCAATTTTTTTGCCCAGTCCTGTTTTATTATCGAACTTAATAATCGGCATAAACTGCCAGTCGATCGGATTCATTGTTATTGAAAGTAATACCTGATCGGCATTTAATCCCATGAAGTGATCTTTTCTGTAAACCTTCCTCATCAGTTCCGAAGCAAAGGTATTCACCGGTTTCAGTCTTCCCCCGTTATCCTGAATAATCAATTCACCAAATTTATCGGCGTGTTCCTTTGGAATAGTATTAACTTCAACAAGCGAATCAACATTCTCAAACATATGCTTATTTGCCGGTTGCGCCCATGAAGATGTTGCTAAAAGTAAAAACACAACTGTTACAGCGGCTTTCGAAGATAACTTCTCCAACTTGTTGTTAAGTGCTCTGAAACGCGTTCCGGGAGCAAACAAAGCCCAAAACATGCCTATTGCCAAAAGTAAATACCCTAAATATGTAACCGAAGTTCCCCAAAAGTCGTGATTCACCGATAATATAGTTCCTTTTTCATCCTGATCGTATGACGACTGAAAGAGCCTGTATCCCTTATAATCCAAAACATTATTCATAAAAATACGGTGATTCTCAACTTTGTCCCCATCAATCAAAGTAACCTCACTGGCATACGATGAAGGACTTCGTGATCCGGGGTATCTGTCTAGGATAAAATCGTTTAGTTTAAGTGAAAAAGGCAATTCAAAATATTTTGAACCATATCCGATATAAATATTCAATCCTGAAATGCTGAGTTGATTTTTTGGGTTTACATACCCCTTTCCTCCAAATAAATTTACTCTTTGAGTATTTTCTCCTGATTTTATATCTACTACCAGTAAATCCTGTTTGTTTGACTGTTTATCAGTATCAGATACAAAACCTACTGATGCATTTTGAAGTACTTCAGTTAAAACAAAACTTAAACCTTTGGTGGCATATAAAACTCTTTTATTGAAATCTACAAGCGAATCAGCAGAATAAACTCCACTCTCCTGATTATCCATCCTCATATAATCAATCTCTCCGGGGCTTTTAACTTTAAAAACGTCTCCAAAACTACTTATTTCAATTGCCCCCGGAAACTCCGTATCAAAAGCAAATAATTCATTCCCTAACTTTAACAGCTTTCCTTTTTCTATATACTTATCTTCACGTCCGCCTCCGGTAGATACTATCAAATGAAGTATTGTCTTATCGCCTCCATCTCTTGTAATTTCTTCCTTAGCTTTGGGTATAAAATCTACATAAGAAACTTCTATATCCTGTCCCTTAAATCCAAAGGTTTCGCTAAAGTCATTATTTGTAATTGGCGATAGCAGCAAATCTTTTTCGTAATGTCGTTGTACCTCGTTATTGTCAATACGCAAACTCAGGTAAGTTTTGTCGGAGATAACCAAATTCGACGATTGACCTTCCCTGATTGGCATCTGCCCTTCGTAACTGATATATCTCGTAATCATTGCTCCAACAAGAATTATTAAAAAAGCAAAATGAAAAAGCAAAACCGGTAATTTTTCCTTTCTCATCAACTTAAACCTAAATATGTTTCCTATAAAATTTAAGGCCAATAACACCTGCACAACTTCAAACCATAGAGTGTTATATACAACAGCTTTAGAAGCAATAGTTCCATAGTCGTTTTCCACAAAGGTAGCATAGCCCATAGCTACAGCGTAAACAGCTATTAATAAGGCCATTGTTTTCATGGAGAATAGCAGATTGGATATATATTTTAACATCTGAATTGTTTTAATTTTGATTCAGTCAAAAATATACAATTAGAAGGTGCCTGCAAACAAAATTATGGTAAAGAAAAACTATCTAATTATCAGATTGCCTTATAATTAAATAAATTGCTTTGAAGCACATATCGATGTATATATATGAAATGGTTCTTTTAAAGATAAATAGCTCTTAAATTTTTACTATTTTTAGCAATGAATATTCGAATAAAATTATGGATACAAACCCTGAAAAATACGGATTATCAAAAAGAACAAAATTAGAATTGATAGACGAAAATACTATTGCAATAGTAAAACTCATCAAGAGCAGAATTATTCAAAAGGATGCAAAGAAAATTATTGAGATGAGTGAAAAGATAAAATCGGTAAAGCAAAATACCGGGGTTGCTTTAATTTGTACTGAGAATATTTGTTCTAAATCGAAGGCACTGCTAAAGGATAATGGTATTGAGATTGTTTTTAGGGAGATTTGAAAAAATTAAGCCGCTAATTCGCTGATAAAAATTTCGCTAACGCTCATTAAAAAAATACGAATGTCAGCCAGCAGACTGTAGTCAGGGAGGTATCTGTTGATGGTTTCTGCTAATTTTCAACAGATTTCTCCATGCGCTATTGCTTAGTCGAAATGACGGAGCATGAACGATCTCACTTCACACACTCATAAACAACAAATTTATCAAGCTCTCCTAAGATTTCTACACTCGAAAAGATTTTTTCCAGATGAACTCTATAGTTCAGGTGTAAATTTGCTACTAATTGAAATCTTCCATTATTCTTAAGAACACGATGTACTCCTTTAAATAACTCAAGTGATATTTCAATATTATTCTCAAACTCAAAATGAAAAGGAGGATTCGAAACTACCAAATCAAAATAATCATTTTCAAATATACCGAGACTATCACTGTGGTGAAAATGCGTGTTTTCGTTCTCTAAATTTAGCTTTGAAGATTCAACTGCAAGAAATGAATCATCAACTAAATGAAGTTCACAATCTTTGCATTTACTTCTTAAATCATAGCCTAAAACTCCGTTTCCGGATGCTAAATCCAAAAGTTTGTTATCGCCATCGTTTATTGAAATATAATTTATAAAATATTGACTGGCGTAATCAATATTCTTTGCAGAAAAAACGCCTAAATACTGTTTAAAATCTTTCTCAGAGTTATATGTAATCACATTCAGTAAAGATTGATCTTTTATCTCTTTCTTATTTTTCAACATCAGTAATCTCGACTTTTTCCAGGCCAAACTCTGTTCAACTGATTCAAAAAACTCATTTGCAATATTCAATATTGTTTTATTAAAATTCTTTGTCATAAATGAACAAATAACCTCTCCTTCCGAACTTAGATGTTTGTGAATTTGATTTAAATACAATCTAAACAGATCGGTTGATTTTGGAATCTTAATAAGTCCGAAATCAATCCTATCGGACAACTCACTCAATGGTGAAACAATCTTTACTGTATTAATGTCTATTTCATTTGCCTCGAAATTCTTAATAAAAGCTTTTTCCTGACTCTTATAATCTACAATAGATGTAGCTAATTCAGAACTTAAAATAGTGGATAAAAACCCAAATTTATCATTACTGACTACCAAAGATTTGTCTGAAATATTTTTTTCACTCAAATATTTTAAAACATACTCATCTCCGGCATTCCAGGCTTTTAATGATTTATTATCTGTATGTGGGTATCTTTCAATATTAAATTGTTTCCCCTTATGTATAAAATTCATCAACTACAATTTTTGCAAAGCTAAGAATAAACCGTACATACTAAGCTTCTGGATCCTCCATTATTTCTAAATTCACATATATAAATACCCTGCCAGATTCCTAAATTCAAACTATTGTTACTAATCGGAATCTGAACAGAATTTCCTATCAAAGATGCTTTTATATGTGCCGGCATATCGTCTTTACCTTCTAAAGTATGAGTATAGAATGGCTCATTCTCCCGAATAACTGAATTTAGAGAACTCTCAAAATCCGTCAATACCGAAGGATCGGCATTTTCGTTAATAGTGATACCTGCAGAAGTATGCTTACAAAAAACATGTAATATTCCACTGGCAGGTAATTTCCCTAAATTCCTTTCAATTTCACCGGTGATAATATGAAAACCTCTTTTAAAAGGAGGTAGATCTATTTCAACCTGTTGTATCATTCTACTCTACTTTAATCATATTTATTAAGTTGTGAACTTTATAATCGAACCAGTCTCCAAACATATCTATTGTACGTCCGTGGGGCCATTTTTCAACCTCCAGACTCCATGTTTCAAGCTCATTCTTAAAAATTGATCCGAAATGTTCATCTATATAGTCTTCAATTTCATCTTCATAACTATCAAGAGAAAGTAAATATATATTAGTTTCACTGGTTAAAACATCATACTCTGTTGCAAGCAGATCCATTTCTTTTTCGATCCCATTCAACCATTCGAGAAACAATTTTTTGGGAATAATTTCCAGCGCTACTGCTACAGGTCCTTCGTGCTCTACATAATTTTCCATAAACTAGATTTTTTACTAATGCAAATTACGATTTATTACTTTTTTAAAGGCTGAGTATTCGAAAAATTTTAGATAAATTCACTGATAAATATTAAAAAAAAAATCCTCCAATTATGTTAAAAACATAATTGGAGGAAAATATTATTTAATTCTATCAACTATTTTTTTGGGCTTTCTTCCTTAATCCATCCCATTCTTTCTGCTAAAATTCCACCCATCCAGTATGGAATAACGGAAATTAAAAAAGTCAGGAGCCAGAACCCTATCATTGCTATCGTCAAGAAAAGCATAAAGCCAAGAAACATCATAGTTTTTATAATTTTTGTGATTATGTTCAAATATATATATAATTTCTATAAATATGACTTTTTTACATATTTTTTGATGATTAAAATCAAAATATCTAACCCATAAAAAAGTCCGTAAAAATACGGACTCTTAACTATTTTATCCAGCTATTGTTTAAACACCAAGTTCTTTTACAATACGCTCTATTTTTTCGCTCTGCACTTTTTCTTTAGCATCAAATTCTTCAATACTTTGAAGATCTGTTTTCACACTGATATAGAATTTAATCTTAGGCTCAGTTCCCGAAGGACGTGCTGCAATTTTAGTTCCATCTTCGGTATACAGAATAATTACATTACTCTGAGGAATTGAAATAGCAGTTTTTTCACCACTCACTAAATCAGTTGAAATTGAATTTCCATAATCCTCTACCCTCACAACTTTTGAACCATCGATAGTTGCCGGTGGATTTTGACGGAAATCAACCATCATCTGAGCTATCTCCTCTGCTCCTGATATTCCTTTTTTCACTAAGGCAATAAGGTGTTCTTTAAAGTAACCTGTTTTAGTATATACTTTAAGTAATTCTTCATAAAAACTGCTTCCTTTGGCTTTTGCCCAGGCACCTATTTCGGCAGCCAATAATGTTGAAGTCACCGAATCCTTATCCCTTACAAAATCACCTACCATAAATCCAAAACTCTCTTCTCCTCCACCAACAAAGGCTTGTTTACCTTCGGCTTCGCGAATCATATTGGCTATCCATTTAAATCCTGTCAGACCTACTTTACACTCAATTCCATATAGTTTTGCGATATCGAAGAATATATCGGAAGTAACAATTGTTGATCCTATAAATTCATTACCTGTAAGTTTTCCGGCTTCTTTCCAACGCTCCAATAAATACATTGTCAGCACAGTGTTTGCCTGGTTTCCATTCAGCAACTTCATATTACCTTCAAGATCGCGAACTGCAATACCAATTCTATCTCCATCGGGATCAGTTCCAATTACCATGTCGGCTCCTTTTTCCTCAGCTAACTTAGTAGCCATCTCCAAAGCTTCAGGTTCTTCGGGATTTGGAGATTTCACCGTTGGGAACATACCACTTGGTATCATTTGCTCTTCAACTGTATAAACACTTTTGAATCCTGCCTTTTCCAGAGTTGGAATTACACCTACGTGTGATGTTCCGTGAATTGGAGTAAATACAAGTTTAAAATCATCATACCCTTCGTTGGAATACTGACCATTTTCAACACATGCATCAACAAAAGCCTTATCTACTTCCTCTCCGATAATCTCGATTAAATCTTCATTTTCAGGATCAAATTTTATCTCTTCTACCTTTACATTTTGTACTTCAGAAATAATTCCCTTATCATGCGGAGGAACAACCTGTGAACCGTCTTCCCAATAAACCTTATAACCGTTATATTCGGGCGGATTATGAGATGCTGTAAGTACTATTCCGCTTTGACAACCCAAATGACGTACGGCAAATGAAAGTTCAGGAGTTGGC
This genomic interval carries:
- the ccsA gene encoding cytochrome c biogenesis protein CcsA, with the translated sequence MLKYISNLLFSMKTMALLIAVYAVAMGYATFVENDYGTIASKAVVYNTLWFEVVQVLLALNFIGNIFRFKLMRKEKLPVLLFHFAFLIILVGAMITRYISYEGQMPIREGQSSNLVISDKTYLSLRIDNNEVQRHYEKDLLLSPITNNDFSETFGFKGQDIEVSYVDFIPKAKEEITRDGGDKTILHLIVSTGGGREDKYIEKGKLLKLGNELFAFDTEFPGAIEISSFGDVFKVKSPGEIDYMRMDNQESGVYSADSLVDFNKRVLYATKGLSFVLTEVLQNASVGFVSDTDKQSNKQDLLVVDIKSGENTQRVNLFGGKGYVNPKNQLSISGLNIYIGYGSKYFELPFSLKLNDFILDRYPGSRSPSSYASEVTLIDGDKVENHRIFMNNVLDYKGYRLFQSSYDQDEKGTILSVNHDFWGTSVTYLGYLLLAIGMFWALFAPGTRFRALNNKLEKLSSKAAVTVVFLLLATSSWAQPANKHMFENVDSLVEVNTIPKEHADKFGELIIQDNGGRLKPVNTFASELMRKVYRKDHFMGLNADQVLLSITMNPIDWQFMPIIKFDNKTGLGKKIGVEGKYARFFDFFDERGVYKLGKDVEVSYQKKPGERGKLDKEIIKVDERVNVLYMAVNGSLLRLFPVPNDSNNKWISSHSDLSMLKSDDSLFVSKIMPWYYTTIKEAQKSGKWEEADQKIEFISMFQKKYGSNVMPDERKTKMELMYNKYKPFQKLFPYYMLAGFAMLIFSFIQLFKESKWISYLNKFAAFLIFLGFVFHTMGLGARWYISGHAPWSNGYESMIYIAWATILAGFIFAKRSKISLAATALLTSLILMVSHLNWLDPEVTNIVPVLDSYWLMIHVAIITASYGFVGLGALLGFLVLIVYIFISDGNKSKLQKTIQELSYINEMTLIIGLYLLTIGTFLGGVWANESWGRYWGWDPKETWAFVSVFVYVFVLHMRLVPGLKGKYAFNLASVVAFSSIIMTYFGVNYYLSGLHSYAAGDPMPIPDFVYYTIVVVAVVAVIAYLRKKKAKV
- a CDS encoding methyltransferase, with translation MNFIHKGKQFNIERYPHTDNKSLKAWNAGDEYVLKYLSEKNISDKSLVVSNDKFGFLSTILSSELATSIVDYKSQEKAFIKNFEANEIDINTVKIVSPLSELSDRIDFGLIKIPKSTDLFRLYLNQIHKHLSSEGEVICSFMTKNFNKTILNIANEFFESVEQSLAWKKSRLLMLKNKKEIKDQSLLNVITYNSEKDFKQYLGVFSAKNIDYASQYFINYISINDGDNKLLDLASGNGVLGYDLRSKCKDCELHLVDDSFLAVESSKLNLENENTHFHHSDSLGIFENDYFDLVVSNPPFHFEFENNIEISLELFKGVHRVLKNNGRFQLVANLHLNYRVHLEKIFSSVEILGELDKFVVYECVK
- a CDS encoding secondary thiamine-phosphate synthase enzyme YjbQ; this translates as MIQQVEIDLPPFKRGFHIITGEIERNLGKLPASGILHVFCKHTSAGITINENADPSVLTDFESSLNSVIRENEPFYTHTLEGKDDMPAHIKASLIGNSVQIPISNNSLNLGIWQGIYICEFRNNGGSRSLVCTVYS
- a CDS encoding phospho-sugar mutase — translated: MSTKVDQKILDRANLWLSDSYDANTREEVQDMIDNKSELLIEAFYKDLEFGTGGMRGVMGAGTNRMNKYTLGAATQGLANYLLQQFSGEIKVAIAFDVRNNSDVYSKIVARVLAANGIKVFLFDSFRPTPELSFAVRHLGCQSGIVLTASHNPPEYNGYKVYWEDGSQVVPPHDKGIISEVQNVKVEEIKFDPENEDLIEIIGEEVDKAFVDACVENGQYSNEGYDDFKLVFTPIHGTSHVGVIPTLEKAGFKSVYTVEEQMIPSGMFPTVKSPNPEEPEALEMATKLAEEKGADMVIGTDPDGDRIGIAVRDLEGNMKLLNGNQANTVLTMYLLERWKEAGKLTGNEFIGSTIVTSDIFFDIAKLYGIECKVGLTGFKWIANMIREAEGKQAFVGGGEESFGFMVGDFVRDKDSVTSTLLAAEIGAWAKAKGSSFYEELLKVYTKTGYFKEHLIALVKKGISGAEEIAQMMVDFRQNPPATIDGSKVVRVEDYGNSISTDLVSGEKTAISIPQSNVIILYTEDGTKIAARPSGTEPKIKFYISVKTDLQSIEEFDAKEKVQSEKIERIVKELGV